A stretch of the Salmo salar chromosome ssa20, Ssal_v3.1, whole genome shotgun sequence genome encodes the following:
- the LOC106579910 gene encoding transmembrane protein 132D: protein MSSSGSDSPTLILFLLSSLRLDSSLLEVLQMDFEVEEQSSQSDSQVITWRLELPADTRDGGKEGSMRIYTTQRDFVGLATLVMDTEILNTAVLTGKKVVLPVRTVAVEEDGSVTDVSDFTNCSSTDEDILKVSDRCDYVFVNGKEMKGKVRMMVNFTYSYLSAQLEMNVWIPRLPLQIEVSDTELSQIKGWRVPIMTSKRLSWNSDEEDKKGKGCMLQFQHALVRVITHFIAKQSDPREPQVYFLGSDWQVDVTRLVRHFLKVEDPRIARLQAGRVLSGQDMGTTSVQVFSPLSDSILAEKTVTVVNNKVTITELGVQLVTGLALSLQLSPGSNRAILATATIQEVLQSPKQEAVVSSWVQFSDGSLTPLDIYDPAYYRVTLTSLDQGVVSVQGSPPAVVAEGEGQGVLVRVEMAICEACQKSKRKSSLAVGSVSLKVKFQVNSRRFSSNSSSNSSSSSGGGVGSGSSKDSSSDYGNDGEEVDSERKQQQPQQPLPSSSASEREESAMRKVSTTAKSSESDAAPGSMSSGGSSQGGMARASESGSFLNAATINSPANPINDSDVSSPSDYGTAEGTDNGLIVGIGSVAVSSTVKTLGNLINYNNFPSQVEVPDKEQVEMDMGNEDMLSNRPLSDLEIGMYALLGVFCLAILVFLVNCISYVVKFRHKHPSSHGQEPTGHRHDWVWLGTDAELVMNVPGTPLQQDDHSTTTVIDIGPDKIASLPRQPSCLAPSRPSSPLVCGGSLGAKPMNRTESLHSPTSKRKRVQFTTFASLDREHSPHLPRENGHGIHWVGKEENYVEPQVPITEPVDNL from the exons ATGAGTTCCTCTGGCAGTGACAGTCCCACTCTGATCCTGTTTCTTCTATCTTCTCTCAGGCTTGACAGCAGTCTACTGGAGGTCCTACAGATGGACTTTGAGGTGGAGGAGCAGAGCAGCCAATCAGACAGCCAGGTGATCACATGGCGCCTGGAGTTGCCCGCAGACACCAGGGATGGGGGGAAGGAGGGTTCCATGAggatctacaccacccagagagacTTTGTGGGCCTGGCCACACTCGTCATG GACACAGAGATCCTGAACACGGCGGTGCTGACTGGGAAGAAGGTGGTGTTGCCTGTCAGGACTGTGGCTGTGGAGGAGGACGGGTCAGTCACTGACGTCTCAGACTTCACCAACTGCAGCTCCACTGACGAGGACATCCTGAAG GTGTCAGACAGGTGTGACTACGTGTTTGTGAATGGGAAGGAGATGAAGGGCAAGGTGAGGATGATGGTGAACTTCACCTACAGCTACCTGAGTGCCCAGCTGGAGATGAACGTGTGGATCCCACGGCTGCCCCTCCAGATCGAGGTGTCTGACACAGAGCTCAGCCAAATCAAGGGATGGAGGGTGCCCATCATGACCAGCAAGAG GCTCAGCTGGAACAGTGATGAGGAGGATAAGAAGGGTAAAGGCTGCATGTTGCAGTTCCAGCATGCCCTTGTGCGTGTGATCACACACTTCATAGCCAAGCAGTCGGACCCCCGGGAGCCCCAGGTCTACTTTCTGGGCTCAGACTGGCAGGTGGACGTCACCAGGCTTGTGCGCCATTTCCTCAAGGTGGAGGACCCTCGCATCGCCAgactgcaggcaggcagggtgCTGTCAGGACAAGACATGGGGACCACCTCCGTCCAG gtgttctcccccctctctgactCCATCCTGGCAGAGAAGACGGTGACGGTAGTGAATAACAAAGTAACCATCACAGAGCTGGGGGTGCAGCTGGTCACCGGCCTGGCTCTGTCCCTGCAGCTCAGCCCAGGAAGCAACAGGGCCATCCTCGCCACGGCAACCATACAGGAAGTGCTGCAGAGCCCCAAACAG GAGGCTGTGGTTAGTTCCTGGGTCCAGTTCAGCGATGGCTCCCTGACACCTCTGGACATTTATGACCCAGCCTACTACCGTGTGACACTGACCTCTCTGGACCAGGGCGTGGTTTCGGTGCAGGGCTCCCCGCCTGCAGTGGTGGCGGAGGGCGAGGGACAGGGTGTGCTGGTCAGGGTGGAGATGGCCATCTGTGAGGCTTGCCAGAAGTCCAAACGGAAGAGCTCGCTGGCCGTGGGCAGCGTCAGCCTCAAGGTCAAGTTCCAGGTCAACAGCCGGCGCTTTTCCAGCAAtagtagcagcaacagtagcagcagtagtggagGTGGGGTTGGCAGTGGCAGCAGTAAGGACAGCAGCAGTGACTATGGGAATGATGGGGAGGAGGTGGACAGTGAGAGGAAGCAGCAGCAGCCCCAGCAGCCCCTGCCCAGCAGCTCAGCCTCAGAGCGGGAGGAGAGCGCCATGCGCAAGGTCTCCACAACAGCCAAATCCAGTGAGTCAGACGCCGCTCCGGGGAGCATGTCCAGCGGTGGCAGCAGCCAGGGCGGAATGGCCAGGGCGAGTGAATCAGGAAGCTTCTTAAATGCTGCAACCATCAACAGTCCTGCCAACCCCATCAATGACAGTGATGTTAGCAGCCCTAGTGACTATGGCACAGCTGAGGGGACAGACAATGGGCTAATTGTAGGTATAGGTAGTGTTGCAGTCAGTAGCACTGTGAAGACACTTGGTAACCTGATCAACTACAATAACTTCCCCTCTCAGGTGGAGGTGCCTGACAAGGAGCAAGTCGAGATGGACATGGGCAATGAGGATATGCTGTCTAACCGGCCTCTCTCAGACTTGGAGATCGGCATGTACGCTCTGCTGGGGGTCTTCTGCCTGGCCATCCTGGTCTTCTTGGTGAACTGCATCTCTTACGTAGTAAAGTTCAGGCACAAACATCCCTCCTCTCATGGCCAGGAGCCCACGGGGCACAGGCACGACTGGGTGTGGCTGGGCACTGATGCAGAGCTGGTGATGAACGTGCCTGGCACTCCCCTCCAGCAAGACGACCACAGCACCACAACAGTCATAGACATTGGGCCTGATAAGATTGCCTCTCTGCCCAGGCAGCCCAGCTGCCTAGCCCCCTCCAGACCCTCCTCTCCTTTGGTCTGTGGGGGCTCCCTCGGGGCCAAGCCCATGAACCGCACTGAGTCCCTCCACTCCCCCACAAGCAAGAGGAAGAGGGTCCAGTTCACCACCTTTGCCTCTCTGGACCGTGAGCACTCCCCACACCTCCCCAGAGAGAACGGCCATGGCATCCACTGGGTGGGGAAGGAGGAGAACTATGTTGAACCCCAAGTGCCCATCACAGAACCTGTGGACAATTTATAA